The Juglans regia cultivar Chandler chromosome 1, Walnut 2.0, whole genome shotgun sequence nucleotide sequence TGCATCACCAACTTCCCTCTCCATATTACAGCCTCAACTAATACAAACATTCTTCTAAAAGATAAGCTGAATGGCGACCAATTTAACCTTTATAACAACATCAGCCAAAAGAATTGTTTAAACTACAAAATAACTTAGACTAGGTTTAGGACTATGAAAGTTCTCCTGCACCATTGGGAAGGGACCGAAGAAGAAACCATAACTCGCTACAGCATGCTTTCAAGAGCCACTCCAATGTCTGAACTTGCATATTCCGCGTCGACTTTCTGCAAGAGAGTCACGAATAGACCGCACCATGGAACAAACAGCAGGAATACGAGACAAGTCCTCATGCTGCTCCTGCAAAATGATTTTGCTCAGTATTAAATGCaagctttgagagagagagagagagagagcaaatacCACTTCAGCAAGACGCTCTTCAAAACCATTTGACTTTGCATCGATAGGCATGAATATCTTTCGATAAGCCATTCTCAGGCTATTTatctaaatcattttccaaaaggaATAAATCAGctcttttcaaacaaacacaTAAGCAATATCTACTCATAACTTTAAACCCTGAATTGTAATGCTACTTTAAGGGAACCTCTGTAACTGTGAATCCACGACGCCGAAGACCCTCCAGATTTAAGCCACGAAGCTCAGCTCTTTCACCAGCAACCATCACATACTTCGGGACATCTTGGGAAACCTTTAGGCATATAAGATACAGACATTAGTCTTCCATGGATGGCACACGATAGAAGTAAAGAAAACTCTCACTTCAGCTTTTCTTAGAGTTTTAGACACATCAACAGTTATATTATAGACACTCTTCCTGGAAGTGACACCAGTGTCACAGTTTAGTTTGCCTTAAAGCATGCCCAATGCCTCAAGTCCATTTTATACACGGACACCCATATTAGATTCCTTGTAATTAAACAGAAAGGGCATGAGGACAACTCAAGGCCTATAATGAGGAGGATGATCATTACCACAGAACCCCCACCAATAAAAGAGAAAGAACCAACACTGCAGAATTGATGAACAACGATGGCACCAGCAGTGTGAACATAGTCCTACATTTGGAGCTCTTGAATTAGATTATAATCGGATGAAATGCATAAGAAATAACATcatgaaaagataaaatatgcaaaGCACGCAAAGGACTTACTTCCACCACAACATGGCCTGCAAGGAGAGTATTATTTGCAAAGATGTTGTTGTTACCAATCTTGCAATCATGGGCAATATGACAGGATCCCATAATAAGATTGTTATCACCAATTACCTGATTATATCATGATGATCAGAATATAAAGTAATCTAAATTTAATACACTAGTTTCTaacttcatatataaaaaattaaagcatataTCAGCCTCAGCCACCCCATACCGTTTGATCACTTGACATTGAAGATCGATGAATTGAGGTATGCTCTCTGATGTCATTGTTGTCCCCAATATCAAGGAAACACTCATCCCCTGACTAAAAGATAGACATACAAATAAGAGTGGTAATCCTGTCCACAAAACAGCCACACGTATATTTATGTTGCAACTGTAATACCGATTTATCAAGTAAATATGCAATAAATATCAGGGcatttttattaattccatCAATCTTTTCTTGAAAACCAAGCAGAGTGCATGAGTTGTATTAGTGACAAGTCCACGGCAATAGTAAAAATCACCTACCAAAATATGCGCCACACATTATCGATTAGTTTGTAAAAACTAATTCTAATGTAACCACTCAGAGACagtttttcatttcaaacaaaCTAGTAACAATCATAAGTTATATTCAAGGAAAGCAATTAATCAAGTTGATGATACAAATTTCCCAGATGGCGTACATCTACTTACCATTACAAGCCAAAGCAGATAAGTTTAACATCAATGCCAGTGAAAGCTCACCTTGTACTTCAAGTCTTGGCACTTAATACCAACCACGGCATGATGCCCTATAATGTTATTGCATCCAATGACTGTACGTCCTGGAAAATCATCACCAACCACAGCACCACTGCCTGACAAATTTAAGcaagtaatataatttaaagtacaGAAAAACAAGAAGTATGCATCACCCCAGTAAAATCCCAAACCGGTAAAACCATCATCTGAACTTACGTCATTAAGATGCAACGCTCCCCCAATTCCGAGTTACCCGATATATGGCTCCCGGGATATAATTCGCAGCCATTTCCAAGCCTTGCAGAGGATCCAACGGTACAGAAAGGACCAATTGAAACACCCTGCATCATTAAACAGTAGTTTTCTGAACCCTATATGAATCAATAAGCAAGTAAACAGCTAGCCAATCTGATTGCTAGAATTTCATAACTTCAGAGCAGACTTTGCACTTATATCAACTAACTCAAACTAAGAAACTAAGCAGAAACCTAAATAAGAACTGATTTAGTCAAAGTTCAAATTTTGACCATCATTATTACAAGCCACTGGACAAGTTGTATCCTagttgtgataccccatatgatatggattagagtaggtggtatatgggatcccacattacttgggaatgagaagtttttgctctttataagtttccaatggggctccaattgcatcattgactagttcttttggagtataaaccATGTGATTttggccttccattgggacattacaaatagtatcagagcctatctcaaccaaaaatgtgggacttgagccatgccacctacaatggacaagCCCGAcaaggacgtcgggaatttaaggaaggtagattgtgataccccatatgatatgggtaagggtaggtggtgtatggaatctcacattgcttgggaagaaggagttcttgctctttataaaattccaatgggactccaattgtatcgttgactagtctttttggaatATAGGCCATATGGTTTGAGCCTTCTATTAAGACGTTACACTAGTGGTCAAAGGGCAGCTTGGGATGAGATGTAGACGCAGATATACTGAGTTCGATTCCTCACTAAGAATTCCACTGGATCACATGATAATTTTTCCTGAGTAGGGTCGTCTATATGGGGTGTACTCCTCTTTGTGAGGTTTCACGTCGTCTATTTGTCAAACAGAGAATTGCCAATCTTTAGGAAAATAGCCAAAAGGGTATTTTTCAAACACACAATTGCAAGTGAAGCTTAGCAGCATTTTGCTTGAAagacaaaaaacataaaaccaTCAATGTTTTAAATCTGGATGAAACTAATTCCAATCTACTCTTGCTATAACTACTTCATTCTCTAATAACAAAGAATCGAATCCCAAGTCAAGAACatttaagggggagagagagagagagaaggaaaaaaaaagaacgaacTAAAATGAACAGAAAAAAAGGTAGTAAAAGGTACCCGTCCGATGACAGCATTGGGGTGAACAATTGCAGAAGGGTGAACGAAGCTCTCTGAAGCTTCCGCTTTCTTATCCTCCGCTACATCTTCATACAATCACTCAAAATTAATACACTCAAAATTAATACGTACAAGGAAAAAAAGATCTAAGAATTTAaagaaacgagagagagaggtacaGGTGAGGGTGGAAGAGAACCGCTGCAAAGAGAGTGAGGCGATGCTGAGAGAAGAGCCGAAAGGATTGCGAAGTTTCAGGAGCAAGCGCATACTTGGTGCTGTGCGCTACCCGACATCAGCGAAACTCCCTCTTCGGCCTCGGTCCGTGACTTTTTCCTCGACGTTGCTCTGCTTCTATTGGGCATACTTCCTTATATAAAGACGGTTCAGTGTACTTGTATGGCAAGGTTACTCGGTCGATCTGGACCGTCCCCGCTTtctttgataatttgctttatctGGACCGTTAGCCTTCATCATGTTACGAGAATGGACGGtccattttataattacttCTAAATTATGATGAttactttattttgaaaaaacattgATTGTGAAGAAATATAGTTTAAGAAAGATATTGGTTtatctctcaaaaaaaaaaaattggttttttacgttaaaaaaaaaaaagatattaattttGCAAGAAAGATATTAATTTTGCTAAGAGCCTGATAGCCTAATGATATATAACCTgattctccaaataaaaaatctgagtTTGAAACCAttcattgtattaaaaaaacaagacatcggttttattttttttaacgattAGTTATTAGGTAGTATTAGATTACTAAAATGGTGATATTCTTATTATATCACACGATATTATATCACTAAATATTGACAATAACATAATAATATCACGTATCtttaataattacttcctttttattcttttaaacgAAGTAATTGTAAGATAATTGGATTTAGATAATCAAAAACGGATTGAAATCATCATCAGTTTTCTGTTTGAATTAAATGGTCCAATTcaaaaaaagatagaaatatTCTAGCAAAACtcacattattttaaaaataaaaaaaaaaaatcgcacGATGTGTCTAACTCTTTAAGAtaccgtttggataatgagttgaaatgaaatgagttgagatgaaaattgaaaattaaataaaatattaatttttaatattattattattttaatatttaaaaaaattgaattatttattatactttatgtaaaaattttaaaaaaattataatgatgagagaagttgagagaagttgagatgaaacactttcactattcaaacgggaCCAAATTAGACCGACTAATTTGGATAGAGAATTAAAGTGGATTtccattaaataataaaataacctCTAGGGGCAATGTCAAGGGAAGagatattaaagaaaaattatttaatcacaaagagatcccacaaactgatgtCTCTTGATGTAGtacgtaaaattataaaactacttttattgtaaagtaaatctaacatatcgtatgaaattatatcaatttatgaatttatttttatgaaatctcttcgACATTTCTGATATTAAAAGACctttatttgaaagaaatagAGCCGAGATAAAccataaacaaaaaaacaaagcaacagAGAGTGGAGTCTTAGGGCTGATTGGGAACAAGATACATTTCCTCGCAACCACCAAATAATGAATAACCACAAGGGAATTTGCTAAACCTCTACCccaacaaaaagaacaaaaatagagaaacaatGTACACTTGCTCGTATTCTCACAACTATACACCCAATATTCTCTATCTGAGTCACGTTTCAGGCTTCAGCCAATAAGAAAGGCAAAAAGGCAGTTGAAGTACTTCCATCGTGTGCATTGTTTACAAATGGTCTTTGTCTTTATACAAGAAGTCAAGAACTCCTGCTtccttcattcttttttaatcattataggAAACATCCTAACTAATCATTGTAATGCCTCGTTCAAGATTATACTAATGTAATGCCTTTGCTTCTCTGGTCATCGGATCTTTCCCCTCCTTTGTTCAGTAGGCTGAAATGTCACTTATTGATTACAATGAACATGTCACCCCTCCAGTATTCGAAGCACCTACAAGAGGACAATgtataaagaaaataagaaaatgacgCATATCGGACAGTTGTTTGTCGGCTACGTTTGGttgttaaaatgatttcaatccatctcaaaccaattattAATGAAacccattatttttcaaattcctataaaaaagttaaatcctTCTCAGcctacttcatatattaaaacacatattttaacctatttacattcaaacacatcccAGTAGGACTCATAGaacactactattcacaaatctaCTTGGATCATCAAAGATCACCTCagcatccaaacgcaaccttaagtGGTGGTGAGAAATACTATTTAATTAGAAGCATCTTTCAAATGAGTATATTCACATAAGCTGAATGTATGAGACCAGCTGCTACCCCATAATTTGCAGATGTAAATTTCTTACAGGTTCTTCTCTCACACAAGTTAGTACAGGTGGAGATTCATGGCTTGGTagataattctaaaaaatattagcaACTATTATCCACTAGTTCaagaaatcacatcaattttgataccaggatatatattaaaacaaataatcaaTGCACGAagaatcataaaatattatgatgagaagtattttttcaaatgtgaaTTCTGAGTATCCAACCTGAGACATGCGAGGCCTTGAATGAAGGTCCCGCCGGATGCACAATGAGGCACATCGCAGCATGCGATAAACCTCATGCTCTGTGTAGCAGTTCCTTAAGCATGGGTCAAGCAGATCATGAATAGCTTGTTTTTCTAGCAATGGTCTTGCCTGCTCCAATTTGAAACATATGCAATgacaaaggagaaaaaaaaaactaaaattagatTTACTCCTGTTTGGAAAACGTGTACACTTAGCCAGCAGGGATAAGATAAACTGGAAGACAATTTTGCATCTTAACTGTAaggttttaagtattttctcaaatatttaaattgatACCCATTCAGTGAGGCACTGCTGGCCTTTGGGCCGGTTTATGTCAATTGCTTTCCTCCCAGTAACAAGTTCCACCAGTACCACCCCAAAGGAATACACATCAGCTTTTTCTGTGATTTGGCCACTTTGAGCATATTCTGGAGCCAAGTACCTACACAAGTCATGGTTTCTTTTGTCACCGTTTTCAAATAGCATGACCAAGAAGAAAATAACCATTGTCTGGATTTACCCAAAAGTCCCGATTACTCTTGTGTCCACCCCCATGTCTCCGTCTGGCTGCCACCTTGCCAGTCCGAAATCTCCCACCTAAAGTCCAGATATAGCCATTAAAAGCACATTGTTGATGCAGCTTATACTTTGACACTTAAGGACAATATACAACTGGTATGACATACTAATGGTTCAAAATCATGGGTGAGGAGGACATTGTTAGGCCTCATATCACGGTGGACAATACAACCAACTCTACATTCTTCATGAAGGTATCTCAACCCACGAGCTGCTCCAATTGCAATTTTTTGTCGTGCAGACCATTCTAGTGGATCTCGTTTTCTTCCTGCAATATCCGAGCACAATACTTTATTTCGTTGGTTAGAGAAGTGATGACataaatagtttgtgaaaataaaaaaataaattcaaactttGAAACTAAGGACATGTCTGggtaataagatgagatgagaattatgtgaatagtgaaatgatttgagttaagatgttttattggattttggaaaatgagaaaaaaaaaagttgattaaaaatattataaagttaaaattttgttagaatatatatttttttaaaatttgataaagtattattttttatgttttgtttagaagtttaggaaagttgtaatgattaggtaatgattagatgaaaaagttgaaaatttaaaatttaaaatgagtttgtgtttgagtgatgtttgggaaggaaattacgagaagttttgagatgagatgagatcatctcacttcccaaTCCACACTTATGTGAAGAAGGTAAGGATTTATTATTTGGTCTTCTTAGGCCAGTTGTGGTCCTGAAGATTTTGATCAGCTTAAACTAACATccagaaataaatttttgaacttcAAGTAAAGAGGAAATCTTGCATAAGACAAAGATGCTTGCTATTCACATCCACGATAGTATTACCATATTATTGAAGGTTACAAAGTTATCGATAAAATGGGGGAAGGGAAAATTACCATAAAGGTGAGAATCCAAAGACCCATTGCAAATGTATTCATATACCAGCAATCTTCTTCCATCTTCCACGCAGAAACCAATTAGCATTACAACATTACGATGCTGTGCACAGCTTAAGACTTCAACTTCTGAGCAAAATTCTAGGTCACCCTGGGAACTAGCCAATTTGTGTTGCTTAACCGCAACAACCTGGCCATCAGGTAAAACACCTCGGTGTACAGAACCAAATCCGCCTTCAGCCAAGAAATTTGCCTGTGAAAATCCACCGGTAGCAAATTCCAGTTCAGCAAAAGTGAACCATCTTGGAGGATTCCCAAATGTGGGTGCCTTGTGCTGACAAATGGAACACAATGGAGGAGGGCCGAGTGGTAGATTTCTGGATAATGAAATTGCTTCTCTCACACTTCTGCTTAAGTCCAGATCAAGCCTATACTTCAGGACTCCAATACAAGGATCCTGACCTAATTTAGACAATTTTTCCATTAAGGCTCCATACGTGGAAGTCAAAGCCTTCCCCTTATGCCTTTCTAAACCTTTCACCATATGTTTTGAATATTCACCACTAGAACTGAGAATGTTTGTCATCCATGGCTGGAAATATGAACTTGTGGAGCAAGTACTCTGTCTGTCACTATCTGTGTCAGAGTCACAATCATCAAgattttcatcttctttagtGGTAAATTTGAGCTTTTTCCTCCCGGAAATTCCAGAAAGGATAAATGGAGAAGCCCCAGGATCTGAGCTAGATATTGATGACGTTCCAACATCAGTTGTAGTCAATGGTGACTCATGGTCTGGACTACTTGCTGGAGTCACAGCAGGTCCTTTAATAAAATTCAATTGCTCAAACTTACTTTTTAGATGCTCTGGAGAAGTTTCTAATTCAGAAGATAAATCCAAAGTCACTTCAGATTCTATCTTCGGTAAATGTGCCAAATTTATACGAAGAATTTTTGGCTGAGATCGCTTCATAACCACAAGATTGCATTGAAGCTCTTCCATGCagtatttcttttcatttttcaattgtCTATTCAAATTGCAAAATGTAGCAATGAACAAACAGAAGTAGAAGGAAGTCatataataggaaaaaaaatttaaaagcacGTAAGATATTAGTCAACATCTTTTGTGAAATCAGCAGCCTATGTACATGCTTAATCCCCAAGGTTTAAATGGATGCCTCATGGTAACAAATAATAAAGTGTCATTCAAGGAAATCAggtttatatatttcttacttATCCAATATAACCCAGTTTGATCTCGCTCTCTTGGCTTCAGCAGCTACCACTCCACATGGCACGCCACATACAATCTTTACCCTGACCTTTATCTGTGAAGAAAAATCAGGTGTGAAACAATTAAAACTAGACATGAAGTACATCAGAATAAATTGTAGACACGAAAATCAATGCACTGGCCACCAACCTTCTCCGTGTCATAAACATCATGGAGTTGTTGCACCATATGAGAGCATGAATCTGCGATATCATCCTTCTGATCCGAACTGGTTCCTTGAAGAGACCAGTGACGAGTGGTGCAATCACTGGTAAATCTTGAGAAGCCCCATGTCCTTTTACCTAAAAATGTACAGCCTTCTCATCAATATCAAGATATACATCCCAATATAACGAGGCAGGAAAAAAAGCcccaaaagagagaatgaacaAACGTGGCACGGACTGCAATAGAATGTTGCAGTATATCATAGCTACCATATATGAATACTCAAAAAACTGAGGATCATTTGATTTTGCAGGCCTAAACTCAACAACACTTGAGTTTTTGAAGCACCTATATTGGACACAATCTGGCTCGGGTATGACCATGAGATACAAACTTGGTGAGTCCAAGGAAGACAGGACCATATTTGCAAGCTAAGCAGAAGCTCTGTACTCTACTTTCTGAATGGGTTTATAAATTCAATGATATCGCAAGGGCCAAGATCAAAGTCGAAGAAGCTGTCCTACATAGACCCTCATTTTACTTATACGCATAGATCAAGAAAAACTGGGCACCTCAACAATTCAAGCACTCCCTACAGTCCGTGAGAGTAAATTCCTTCCATTGCCTCAGTCCTTAGATTTTTTAAGTAACCATCACGGCACCAATTCTGCTTACCCTTGAAATTCAATGCAAATGAAGCGAAAAAGGAAAACGTCCATGAAAAACAACAATGTCCTGCAACTTTCTCATGTCTCATTATAGAATCCCCAATACCCAGCTATAACTAattgtttcattaaaaaaaaggcaaagaaaaaagACTTTGTAGTTACAGGAGGAAACCAAAGgcagaataaaatatctaagcTAGAAATGAGCATTCAATTCTACAAAAGATGCAATTTCGAACAGAAGAAATTTTCGCACAAAGTATATCAATGAAGCACGAGCAGAGTAGCAAGATGGAGTAAAAAAGATATCCTCCAATAGAGAATAAAgcataaatttaaacaaaaacaaaataaggaaCATAATTAAGctcaaaaaaccaaacaaagaaaCGGATCATAAGATAATTTCATCAATTTGAGACTTCttctaaaaatatgaaagacAATGGAAGTTACTTGAGGAGAGGACAGGAATGACCACCAGCAGCTTAATGCAATCACCAGGTTGAACAACATGAGTCAAAGCCCACAACAAAGCAGTCTTTGGAATTTCCTTTGATGCTTTAACAGcaaccaccaccaccttccCACCCACATCTGAAGAACCATTTCCCTTACCACCCTTCTCTTTCATATTCAGCCCACCCAACCAAATTCCAAACCTCACCTGTCTTCACCACACCCTCTGGCTCAAACCCACGAAAgacctcttttttattttttggtctttTAAACCCACATGAAATTTTATCAATCAGATGCCACAAAGTTCAacgaaaaaaatacaaactttaaACAGCAAAAGTTGCATTATCACTGCAATGACTAGTAGGTCAGAGACAAGTGTCACGGAAACCAAGAACTTTTTGGTACACCACATGAAACTTGAAAGGTTGAAGTTAACAAAAGGTATAGAAGAAGACGCACACTTCAAGGTACGTACTTTTACCGACTTGATCGCTCCCTAACCTCAAGTTAAAAGTAAAAGGGAAAACGTTAAACTGTAAAAGCATTCGactcggaaaaaaaaaaaaccacagcaACAATTTTTACAAGCACgagaatttttttacatttttcatagAAATTGAAACCTACCCATATCATAAGGAATGAATGAGTTCTAGAAAAACGAATCAGGGTGAGGTAGTGGCAGTAGCTTACGAGATTCTTATCCAGCTTGTGCAAAACTACAAGAAAGAACCGCCAAAGAAGAAAGCCAAAACGTGACGAAGAAACAGACAGTTTTAGGTAGAATTGCCATTAGTGAGAGAAATCGGATCGATGAttggatctctctctcattgttaACCCATTAATTGCTTGTTATAAAGTCATAAAGCAGTATTTGGACCCACGGCATCtttccccaaaagaaagaaacgtTGCGAGAGAGGAAACTGGACTGTCAATCTACttattaaagagaaattttacgaccattttttttatcataatttgtttattatcattaaataattataaaattatttatcactCATTATTTATTATCCAATAGTCAAATAAaagatgacaaaaaaataataattaaaaaattatggataAAATCTTTTCTATTAAAACAAGTGAAAGGGCAGAGGATGagccaaattattttatacgtACTAAACAGTgcaatattgtttttaatattaatttttgttatttataatgatATTGGCTAATATGTTACATTTTAAATAgcttatcttttaattatttgatttataaaatcacttaaaatatattatatcagtCGATGTaagtgaaaatgataaaaataagatgaaaggCAACATCTAAATTGatcttcaatttttaaaaataaaaatcgatcAAAAGATTAATGgtataataatagaatatacattataataaagtaatattttGATAGTGCTCTTAAAGGATTCAATTTAGTTTAATTATGATGGTAGATTAGTTGTaatataaacttttaaaaaagaggATTCGACAAAGGATTTACTcctaataaaaaggaaagatgatatacatataattatgtatataatgatattttaaatggaggtatttttataaaataacttataaaaataatataattttaaaaaaatatatttaattgaaaacatgatcatataaaatatagtaaaaataattttatgtttacCATTAATTAAATAGTGCTGCTAGGGTGCAGTCTAGAAATGACCGTTGGGCGTACCTTtagataaaattcatttttttaattttttttattcatagtttttaatatttttttaaaaatataaaaaatattaatatactaataataactttcttaatcagtaaataaaaaaaatacgtgaacggtcaaaatgaagtaagataa carries:
- the LOC109009789 gene encoding inactive protein kinase SELMODRAFT_444075-like isoform X2, with the translated sequence MKEKGGKGNGSSDVGGKVVVVAVKASKEIPKTALLWALTHVVQPGDCIKLLVVIPVLSSSKRTWGFSRFTSDCTTRHWSLQGTSSDQKDDIADSCSHMVQQLHDVYDTEKIKVRVKIVCGVPCGVVAAEAKRARSNWVILDKQLKNEKKYCMEELQCNLVVMKRSQPKILRINLAHLPKIESEVTLDLSSELETSPEHLKSKFEQLNFIKGPAVTPASSPDHESPLTTTDVGTSSISSSDPGASPFILSGISGRKKLKFTTKEDENLDDCDSDTDSDRQSTCSTSSYFQPWMTNILSSSGEYSKHMVKGLERHKGKALTSTYGALMEKLSKLGQDPCIGVLKYRLDLDLSRSVREAISLSRNLPLGPPPLCSICQHKAPTFGNPPRWFTFAELEFATGGFSQANFLAEGGFGSVHRGVLPDGQVVAVKQHKLASSQGDLEFCSEVEVLSCAQHRNVVMLIGFCVEDGRRLLVYEYICNGSLDSHLYGRKRDPLEWSARQKIAIGAARGLRYLHEECRVGCIVHRDMRPNNVLLTHDFEPLVGDFGLARWQPDGDMGVDTRVIGTFGYLAPEYAQSGQITEKADVYSFGVVLVELVTGRKAIDINRPKGQQCLTEWARPLLEKQAIHDLLDPCLRNCYTEHEVYRMLRCASLCIRRDLHSRPRMSQVLRILEG
- the LOC109009805 gene encoding probable acyl-[acyl-carrier-protein]--UDP-N-acetylglucosamine O-acyltransferase, mitochondrial; amino-acid sequence: MRLLLKLRNPFGSSLSIASLSLQRFSSTLTYVAEDKKAEASESFVHPSAIVHPNAVIGRGVSIGPFCTVGSSARLGNGCELYPGSHISGNSELGERCILMTGAVVGDDFPGRTVIGCNNIIGHHAVVGIKCQDLKYKSGDECFLDIGDNNDIREHTSIHRSSMSSDQTVIGDNNLIMGSCHIAHDCKIGNNNIFANNTLLAGHVVVEDYVHTAGAIVVHQFCSVGSFSFIGGGSVVSQDVPKYVMVAGERAELRGLNLEGLRRRGFTVTEINSLRMAYRKIFMPIDAKSNGFEERLAEVEQHEDLSRIPAVCSMVRSIRDSLAESRRGICKFRHWSGS
- the LOC109009789 gene encoding inactive protein kinase SELMODRAFT_444075-like isoform X1, with translation MKEKGGKGNGSSDVGGKVVVVAVKASKEIPKTALLWALTHVVQPGDCIKLLVVIPVLSSSKRTWGFSRFTSDCTTRHWSLQGTSSDQKDDIADSCSHMVQQLHDVYDTEKIKVRVKIVCGVPCGVVAAEAKRARSNWVILDKQLKNEKKYCMEELQCNLVVMKRSQPKILRINLAHLPKIESEVTLDLSSELETSPEHLKSKFEQLNFIKGPAVTPASSPDHESPLTTTDVGTSSISSSDPGASPFILSGISGRKKLKFTTKEDENLDDCDSDTDSDRQSTCSTSSYFQPWMTNILSSSGEYSKHMVKGLERHKGKALTSTYGALMEKLSKLGQDPCIGVLKYRLDLDLSRSVREAISLSRNLPLGPPPLCSICQHKAPTFGNPPRWFTFAELEFATGGFSQANFLAEGGFGSVHRGVLPDGQVVAVKQHKLASSQGDLEFCSEVEVLSCAQHRNVVMLIGFCVEDGRRLLVYEYICNGSLDSHLYVLCSDIAGRKRDPLEWSARQKIAIGAARGLRYLHEECRVGCIVHRDMRPNNVLLTHDFEPLVGDFGLARWQPDGDMGVDTRVIGTFGYLAPEYAQSGQITEKADVYSFGVVLVELVTGRKAIDINRPKGQQCLTEWARPLLEKQAIHDLLDPCLRNCYTEHEVYRMLRCASLCIRRDLHSRPRMSQVLRILEG